CGCAACCGCCTCATCCACAAAGACCACCATGTCCGGATTCGTTACACGGCATATCTTCTTCAATTGCTCCATTAGATTCACCGATGTATGCATCCTTCCCGCGGTGTCAGCGAGAACCACATCTATTCTATTTGCCTTTGCATATTTCACCGCATCATAGACGACCGCCGCAGGGTCTGCACCATACTGATGCTTTATCACCTTCACCCCTAACCTGGTTGCATGTTCCTCTATCTGCTCGGTTGCACCAGCCCGATAAGTATCCGCGGATGCAATAACTACCGAATGCCCGGCAGAGAGTAATCTCTTCGCAACCTTCGCTATGGTTGTCGTCTTACCTGTGCCGTTTATACCAACAAAGGTGATATTAAGAGGTTTGTCCCCTGACTCAACAAATTCATCAAAATCAAGATTATCACAGGATAGAATCTTTAATAATGCATCTTTCAATGCATTTTTCACTATTTCTGTGGTATCCATGCCCCTCTTTACCTTCTTCCCCAATAAATTCGCCTTCACGGTAGAACTCAGTTCTTCCACCACTGCTAATGCGGTATCGCTCTCCAGGAGAGCTATCTCCAGCTCTTCCAGGGACTTACTCAGGTCTTTCTCGTCCAATATCGTCTCACCGCTCAGCGTCGCCTTCCCTTTCTCTATTATTTTCTCCTCAACGACTTTGGAGAAGCGCCTGAGCTTGTTCTTCAACCGCTCAAACATTTCGTTAAACTAATTATAGTAGCGGTGAAATAAAAATCTAAGATAGATGAAATGGTGCCAGTGTCACAAGAAAAAATAAAAAGGGGCTATATCTTTTTATCTTTTTACCCCCTTATTCTCAATTTCTATCTATTTATTCCACAGCCTCTATAATGTCCTCTCTCTTCACTGTCTTTCGCCCCGCATGCTTGGCGAGACTTACTGCTTTCTTAGCTATCTTCTCCGCTTCTTCTTCTAATATCTCTACCAGCGCTACACTCGCCTCTTCACTTACTCTCTCTGCTCCTGCTTTCCTCACTAATCTGGTTATAGGTGCAATAGGCAGTTCAGCCATTTTCATCACCATGATTACGTAATGGAAGGGTATATATAAGCTTTTCGGTTAGCCAACCTCTGCAATGTTATCAAAACCAATGTCCCAATGTCTTTTGTCCCGCATCTTCAAAAGATGAGGTATCATAACCAAAAACTTGCAACAACCTGTGTGCAACAGGTATTATCTGATGCTGAGTATAATAAGCGATATCGACCTGATATCTCCTACCATCCGCGCATATCTCAGTTCCATGGCTCTCCTCTATTATATCCACCGGGAATGCGCGATCGCTCGTCTTTCCTCCCCCTTTTATTATTATGTATGGTATCTTCGAGCCGATATCGTAGTCGATAGAGGAAGCAGAAGCCAGAGCTCGCTCTGCCGCGATTACATGCGCCTGTTTCGTCTCATAACCATTTATCTTCCTTGTGAGAGTCTTATAGATTACAAGTTTATGGAGCGGTATTTTACCCTCTTTTAACTCCTTTAGCACAGCTTTAACATATTTCACGGCGGCTTCAGGGTCTTTTTCCCTCAATATCTGTTCTATCACTCTGGTCTGGACTTCCTTAGCCAGGTCACACCAGTCGCCCCGGCGCACTTCCAATCCGCGAACTACGATCTCGTCCCGATCCGTAAGTGCGGCATATCTCTTCTTCTTACCAGTGAAGAAAATGGCTTTGAAGAAGTTCTGAATCTCGAGCTCAAGCGGGAATTCCCGGGATATGAGTTCTGAGACTTCCTTCGCCTTCGCCAGCAAAGTATCCCTGTCACTACC
This genomic stretch from Methanophagales archaeon harbors:
- a CDS encoding histone family protein, with product MAELPIAPITRLVRKAGAERVSEEASVALVEILEEEAEKIAKKAVSLAKHAGRKTVKREDIIEAVE
- the ftsY gene encoding signal recognition particle-docking protein FtsY, which encodes MFERLKNKLRRFSKVVEEKIIEKGKATLSGETILDEKDLSKSLEELEIALLESDTALAVVEELSSTVKANLLGKKVKRGMDTTEIVKNALKDALLKILSCDNLDFDEFVESGDKPLNITFVGINGTGKTTTIAKVAKRLLSAGHSVVIASADTYRAGATEQIEEHATRLGVKVIKHQYGADPAAVVYDAVKYAKANRIDVVLADTAGRMHTSVNLMEQLKKICRVTNPDMVVFVDEAVAGNDAVERAKRFDELIGIDATILTKVDIDEKGGAAISIAHSTSKPIIFLGTGQGYENLEKFDANSFVERLLGG